A genomic stretch from Flavobacterium lindanitolerans includes:
- the eptA gene encoding phosphoethanolamine--lipid A transferase EptA, protein MLKIKNKLKLAHFALLMSLLNFVFFHFPFYGYVFNNVDYKSGNGILLIVSLVVLMLVANAFAFYLILYLSRPVGKFLLVLFFIISAVAVYFVNTYSVIIDESMIGNVLNTNYEESSSFFSFKLVLYVIFLGIIPAVFIVKTKITSVPLKKFLTTLSLTLLFIVGMAFANASNWLWIDKNSKQLGGLAMPWSYTVNTSLFYIHKYQKNKKEILLPDATIKDTEKSVVVLVIGESARKQNFSLYGYARNTNPLLSKVENLSHFEATSCATYTTAGVKCILEHADTGKLYEILPNYLYRNNAEVIWRTTNWGEPPVHIKNYQKRDALLPDCQGEGCGYDEVLLSGLKEQILASKKDKVLVVLHTSTSHGPTYSKKYPSRFENFKPVCNSVELGNCSKDELINAYDNTIVYTDYILNSVIENLKQLKEYKSSMIFVSDHGESLGEKNLYMHGMPMSIAPKEQYEIPFLVWVSDGSKQLKPNKSLTQHHVFHSVLNFLGIQSPVYNEEMNIFQ, encoded by the coding sequence ATGTTAAAGATAAAAAATAAACTGAAGTTAGCCCATTTTGCCTTACTGATGAGTTTATTGAACTTTGTGTTTTTCCATTTTCCATTCTATGGCTATGTCTTTAATAATGTTGACTACAAAAGTGGAAACGGCATTCTTCTGATTGTAAGTCTCGTGGTGCTGATGCTGGTCGCCAATGCCTTTGCTTTCTACCTGATACTTTATCTCTCTCGTCCGGTCGGGAAATTTTTATTGGTTTTATTTTTTATCATTAGCGCAGTTGCAGTGTATTTTGTCAATACCTACAGTGTCATTATAGACGAAAGTATGATTGGCAATGTCCTCAATACCAATTATGAAGAATCCAGCAGCTTTTTTTCTTTTAAATTGGTGCTATATGTCATCTTTCTAGGAATTATTCCCGCTGTCTTTATTGTCAAAACAAAAATAACAAGTGTGCCGCTGAAGAAATTTTTAACCACTTTGTCTCTTACACTGTTGTTTATAGTAGGTATGGCATTTGCCAATGCCAGTAACTGGCTGTGGATTGATAAAAACTCAAAACAATTAGGAGGACTTGCAATGCCCTGGTCTTATACTGTAAACACCTCTTTGTTTTATATTCACAAATACCAGAAGAACAAGAAAGAAATTCTGTTACCGGATGCTACTATAAAAGATACCGAAAAATCGGTTGTGGTTTTGGTTATCGGAGAATCAGCAAGGAAGCAGAATTTTTCACTCTATGGGTATGCGAGAAACACTAATCCGCTGCTTTCCAAAGTGGAAAACCTGTCCCATTTTGAAGCAACTTCCTGTGCCACCTATACTACCGCGGGAGTGAAATGTATTCTGGAGCATGCCGATACGGGAAAGCTGTATGAGATACTGCCCAACTACCTTTACAGGAATAATGCAGAGGTCATCTGGAGAACAACTAATTGGGGAGAACCTCCGGTTCATATAAAAAACTACCAGAAGCGTGATGCTCTCCTGCCGGACTGCCAGGGTGAAGGATGTGGCTATGACGAAGTTTTATTGTCAGGGTTGAAAGAACAGATACTTGCCAGCAAAAAAGATAAGGTGTTGGTGGTATTACACACAAGTACAAGTCACGGGCCTACTTATAGTAAAAAGTATCCGTCCCGGTTTGAGAATTTCAAGCCCGTATGCAACAGTGTCGAATTGGGTAACTGTTCAAAGGATGAACTTATCAATGCCTACGATAACACCATCGTCTATACGGACTATATTCTGAACAGTGTGATAGAAAACCTGAAACAGTTGAAAGAGTATAAAAGTTCGATGATTTTTGTTTCAGACCACGGTGAATCTTTGGGAGAGAAAAACCTGTACATGCATGGAATGCCTATGAGCATTGCTCCAAAAGAACAGTATGAAATTCCTTTTCTGGTTTGGGTGTCTGACGGCTCAAAACAACTCAAGCCCAACAAGTCACTAACGCAACACCATGTGTTTCACAGTGTATTGAATTTCCTGGGTATACAGAGTCCTGTCTATAATGAAGAAATGAACATATTTCAATAA
- a CDS encoding phosphatase PAP2 family protein: MNAKVIDNYSRLKIPVFLLPFFLLILIVLFLYAQNALCINEYAEIQKNSFLFINRKLAPYPNLLHNFTQFGDALVFLSLLGLFVLYAPKMWEALLSGSLVSLVFCSLLKNIFAVPRPAAVFDNEGFSIIGKRLSGCTSLPSGHSITVFTVLTVLMFALMPKRLWYKMGWIFFLILIGFGLAFTRVGVGAHYPIDVIVGSIVGYICGLLGIFISRKYKILSWIGNKKYYHVILLLFLVSAILLITKIINENLIVFYLAFLSLVVSLYKIFTVYVKDKK, from the coding sequence ATGAACGCAAAAGTTATTGATAATTATTCCAGGCTCAAAATACCTGTATTCCTGTTACCTTTCTTCTTACTGATTTTGATTGTTTTGTTTCTGTATGCACAGAATGCTTTGTGTATTAATGAATATGCGGAAATACAGAAAAATAGCTTTCTTTTTATTAATCGTAAACTGGCACCATACCCAAACCTGCTGCATAATTTTACTCAATTTGGGGATGCATTGGTCTTTTTATCGCTTCTGGGTCTTTTTGTTCTATATGCTCCTAAAATGTGGGAAGCCTTACTATCCGGTTCATTGGTTTCACTAGTATTTTGCAGCCTGCTAAAAAATATATTTGCAGTACCAAGGCCAGCAGCAGTATTTGATAATGAAGGTTTTTCTATCATTGGCAAAAGGCTCTCCGGATGTACCAGCCTGCCTTCCGGACATTCCATTACAGTATTTACAGTTCTAACCGTGCTGATGTTTGCCCTTATGCCTAAAAGATTATGGTACAAAATGGGATGGATTTTTTTCTTAATCCTTATAGGCTTTGGGCTTGCTTTTACCAGAGTTGGAGTAGGAGCCCATTACCCGATTGATGTCATTGTAGGTAGTATTGTGGGATATATTTGCGGGCTTTTAGGTATTTTTATCAGTCGGAAATATAAAATTCTGTCCTGGATTGGCAATAAAAAATATTATCACGTCATTCTTCTTCTATTTCTGGTTAGTGCTATTTTATTAATTACCAAAATAATTAATGAAAATTTGATAGTGTTTTACCTCGCATTCCTTAGCTTAGTTGTCTCATTGTATAAAATTTTCACGGTCTATGTTAAAGATAAAAAATAA
- a CDS encoding DUF4421 family protein yields the protein MKPYFFLLFFFMTSFSWAQRDSTYIRPYEHNFSIRTYLAINFLSMEQQTGTEEYKKFMPNNPPNIGLGFSMNNTIVNVSYGQGFNFMRDKEKGRTKALDLQIHNYGKKFTFDIFIQRYRGFYAEDESGNVLALYPDLKIRQYGAYGQYIFNNKKFSYRAAFNQNEKQLKSAGSFLIGGGVYFSKIESDSSFVHKKRNSLHNFQFGVSGGYAYLWAINKKWFASISTTVGVNIGSEKFNTFGKEKIEVYPTLFPRVALGYDTENWSAGLSFVSNTVFSAFSDNEHSNVSLFSGNFKLSYIRRFDSFDFLKKKKKQID from the coding sequence ATGAAACCCTATTTCTTCCTTCTCTTCTTTTTTATGACGTCCTTTTCGTGGGCACAACGCGACAGCACCTATATCAGACCTTATGAGCATAATTTCTCGATAAGGACCTATCTGGCGATTAATTTTCTGTCGATGGAGCAACAGACAGGCACCGAGGAATATAAAAAATTCATGCCCAATAATCCTCCCAATATTGGTTTGGGATTCTCAATGAACAATACGATTGTAAATGTCAGTTACGGACAGGGATTCAATTTTATGAGAGATAAGGAAAAGGGAAGAACCAAGGCGCTGGACCTGCAAATACACAATTACGGAAAGAAATTCACCTTTGATATTTTTATACAGCGATACCGCGGATTCTATGCAGAAGACGAATCGGGTAATGTGCTTGCCCTTTATCCTGACCTGAAAATCCGGCAATATGGCGCTTACGGACAATACATCTTCAACAATAAAAAATTTTCATACAGGGCTGCCTTTAACCAAAATGAAAAACAGTTAAAATCGGCAGGAAGCTTTCTGATTGGCGGAGGTGTTTATTTTTCAAAGATTGAATCAGACAGTTCATTTGTACACAAAAAAAGAAATTCGCTGCATAATTTCCAATTTGGCGTAAGTGGTGGTTATGCTTATCTATGGGCAATCAACAAAAAATGGTTTGCGAGTATCTCGACTACTGTTGGTGTCAATATTGGTTCCGAAAAATTCAACACCTTTGGTAAAGAAAAAATCGAGGTCTATCCTACTTTATTTCCGCGCGTAGCTTTAGGTTATGATACTGAAAACTGGTCGGCGGGACTTTCATTTGTCAGCAATACCGTATTTTCGGCCTTTTCAGATAATGAGCATTCAAATGTCAGCCTGTTTTCCGGAAATTTTAAACTTTCCTATATCCGAAGATTCGATTCTTTCGACTTTCTAAAAAAGAAGAAAAAACAGATTGATTGA